One segment of Altererythrobacter sp. Root672 DNA contains the following:
- a CDS encoding 2Fe-2S iron-sulfur cluster-binding protein: MSEVIVISRDGHEHRVPFQRGLSLMEAIRESGLDELLALCGGCCSCATCHVYVDPAFADRLPPMSEDENDLLDSSDHRAPISRLSCQIPLSDEHDGLSVSIAPEE, translated from the coding sequence GTGTCTGAGGTTATCGTAATATCCCGGGATGGGCATGAGCACCGTGTGCCTTTCCAACGTGGCCTGAGCCTGATGGAAGCTATCCGCGAATCTGGACTCGATGAGCTTCTGGCGCTTTGCGGAGGATGTTGTTCCTGCGCCACCTGCCATGTTTACGTTGACCCGGCTTTTGCTGATCGCTTGCCACCGATGAGCGAGGACGAAAACGACCTACTCGACAGTTCCGATCATCGCGCACCGATTTCACGTTTGTCCTGTCAAATTCCCCTTTCGGACGAACATGACGGTCTATCTGTGAGCATCGCGCCCGAGGAGTAA
- a CDS encoding CDGSH iron-sulfur domain-containing protein, whose product MSVEIVAKPNGPYVVSGDLSLLELRDGTGKLYDLEGKKRVFLCRCGASTTKPFCDGQHTKIGFQAAEEAVASEV is encoded by the coding sequence ATGTCGGTTGAAATTGTTGCGAAACCAAACGGCCCATACGTTGTCAGCGGTGACTTGAGTCTCCTCGAGCTCCGAGACGGCACGGGCAAGCTTTACGACCTGGAAGGGAAAAAGCGCGTCTTCCTTTGCCGCTGCGGTGCATCCACGACGAAGCCATTCTGCGACGGACAGCACACGAAGATCGGCTTCCAGGCTGCTGAGGAAGCCGTGGCTTCCGAAGTGTGA
- a CDS encoding sterol desaturase family protein, translated as MQITIKDRIFNHIPPAMIAMVLAFWAFAPKSLLENPWTLTVVSPLIVIVVLLLEFVHERHSGWRMNRQEFFTDLFYVVLSATVISWFTELLAEDPLKAAKASLGITTEWAKQLPWLAQVALVIFLIEFGQYWMHRLMHNWTPFWLTHAPHHHITQLNAAKGAVGNPVELFLISLSVVALFDLEVTAIFAAINTMGVISVFAHANVRSDPPKWYSFFFTTIRHHSLHHSTDYESTRCNFGNSLILLDRIFGTYREGESVIVGQDDRKRLSIWEQTMFPFQPMIDAYKARRDKRLSGGGDEATAA; from the coding sequence ATGCAAATCACTATTAAAGACCGGATATTCAACCATATCCCGCCCGCGATGATCGCCATGGTTCTCGCCTTTTGGGCTTTTGCCCCGAAGAGCTTGCTTGAGAATCCCTGGACTCTCACCGTGGTGTCCCCGCTTATCGTTATTGTCGTGTTGCTGCTCGAGTTCGTCCACGAGCGTCATTCCGGCTGGCGCATGAACCGCCAGGAGTTCTTCACGGACCTGTTCTACGTTGTGCTCAGCGCAACGGTGATCTCGTGGTTCACCGAACTGTTGGCTGAGGATCCGTTGAAAGCGGCCAAGGCCTCACTCGGCATCACCACGGAGTGGGCCAAGCAATTGCCGTGGCTAGCCCAGGTCGCGCTGGTGATCTTCCTCATCGAATTCGGCCAGTACTGGATGCACCGGTTGATGCACAACTGGACGCCGTTCTGGCTGACCCACGCACCGCATCACCATATCACTCAGTTGAACGCGGCAAAGGGGGCCGTGGGCAATCCGGTCGAGCTGTTCCTGATCAGTCTCAGCGTGGTCGCGCTGTTCGATCTGGAGGTGACTGCGATCTTTGCCGCGATCAACACCATGGGAGTCATCTCCGTCTTCGCCCACGCCAACGTGCGCTCCGATCCGCCCAAGTGGTACTCTTTCTTCTTCACGACCATCCGGCACCACAGCCTGCATCATTCGACCGACTATGAATCCACTCGCTGCAATTTCGGCAACTCGCTGATCCTGCTCGATCGCATCTTCGGTACCTATCGCGAGGGCGAAAGCGTGATCGTCGGTCAAGACGACCGCAAGCGGCTGTCGATATGGGAGCAGACGATGTTCCCGTTTCAGCCGATGATCGATGCCTACAAAGCTAGGCGCGACAAGCGGCTATCCGGGGGAGGCGACGAGGCGACGGCAGCATGA
- a CDS encoding LysR family transcriptional regulator, whose protein sequence is MSDEPPMTDKKFASRVDWNLMRTFVDIVRAGGIGAAARQLNRQQPSISAALKRFEEHVGTTLLYRTATGVEVTAAGKAILALCEDMLESARLMPHQIAQATKRVEGIVRIQIVSGLVSPELDEAIASFHRRHPAIHIEIRVSPWRQVLDALERGEVEIGVGYDSSVRGSLMYEPMLVERQQLYCSRSSPHFGHRVSRLLELKDEGFVLTGEDEIELITHLRRRYRLGTNVSGLAEDINEARRLIVQGVGIGFLPILAAENEVAKGRLWPLLHADFEPSYDIFLLARSEPARDTATQLFWDEVIRRIRAQQKA, encoded by the coding sequence ATGAGCGACGAGCCGCCGATGACCGACAAGAAGTTCGCAAGTCGGGTGGACTGGAACCTCATGCGTACCTTCGTCGATATCGTGCGCGCGGGGGGGATCGGTGCCGCCGCGCGGCAACTCAATCGCCAGCAACCCAGCATCAGCGCGGCCCTGAAGCGGTTTGAGGAGCACGTCGGAACCACGCTGCTGTACCGCACTGCAACCGGTGTCGAGGTCACGGCGGCGGGCAAAGCCATCTTGGCGCTGTGCGAGGACATGCTGGAATCGGCGCGATTGATGCCTCACCAGATCGCGCAGGCAACGAAACGGGTCGAAGGCATTGTCCGCATCCAGATCGTGTCGGGCCTCGTCTCTCCCGAGCTGGACGAAGCTATCGCCAGCTTTCACCGGCGCCATCCGGCCATTCATATCGAGATACGGGTTTCGCCTTGGCGCCAAGTGCTCGATGCGCTTGAGCGAGGCGAAGTGGAGATCGGCGTAGGCTACGACAGCAGCGTCCGCGGAAGCCTGATGTACGAGCCGATGCTGGTGGAGCGACAGCAGCTCTATTGCTCGCGGAGCAGCCCCCATTTTGGCCATCGCGTTAGCCGACTGCTCGAACTCAAAGACGAGGGCTTCGTGCTTACGGGGGAGGACGAGATCGAGCTGATCACTCACTTGCGTCGACGTTATCGGCTGGGCACCAACGTCAGCGGATTGGCCGAGGACATCAACGAAGCGCGGAGGCTAATCGTGCAGGGGGTCGGGATCGGCTTTCTTCCAATCCTTGCTGCCGAAAACGAGGTAGCCAAGGGCCGGCTTTGGCCCTTGCTTCATGCCGACTTTGAACCATCCTACGACATCTTCCTCCTGGCCCGTTCAGAGCCGGCCAGGGACACGGCGACCCAGCTGTTTTGGGACGAGGTAATTCGACGTATTCGCGCTCAGCAAAAGGCATAG
- a CDS encoding UrcA family protein, translated as MKKGLLVLGACALATSMSAAATDNPFARDEAVLRLDGLDLSTAQGQQRLAIRMDQAARAVCGDRLASVHLNMDARARECRTAVLADIRTEIEARTAVAARAGQTQLASAR; from the coding sequence ATGAAGAAAGGCCTTCTGGTGCTGGGCGCATGCGCCTTGGCGACTTCGATGTCCGCCGCCGCCACCGACAATCCGTTCGCCAGGGACGAGGCCGTACTGCGCCTTGACGGGCTCGACCTCTCGACCGCCCAAGGGCAGCAGCGCCTCGCCATTCGCATGGACCAGGCGGCACGCGCCGTTTGCGGCGATCGCTTGGCCAGCGTGCATCTCAACATGGACGCACGCGCGCGCGAATGCCGGACGGCTGTGCTCGCGGACATTCGGACCGAGATCGAAGCCCGGACAGCTGTCGCCGCTCGCGCGGGACAGACACAGCTCGCTTCCGCCCGCTAA
- a CDS encoding tetratricopeptide repeat-containing sulfotransferase family protein, whose product MSLEAQARAALRRGDLPAAAVAAQALVSSAPDQSAGFFLLGIVAAEAGQIAKAVPLIEAALERGPKAEHLAQLAKLLILLRRDGEAADAVDKAIALTPDDPLTLDTLGCVLARLGRHEESIARFSAAVTSEPGNLEYRYNLAAANGFTGRVDEARTHYETILAKDPGNARAHYALAILSRQTSQANHVPRLQAAVTAADKPEDALRLRYALAKELEDLGDPGAFEQLWTANVAHKRTIGYSFALDAAIFDAIETLFAGDRNALAAVPGNPDPAPIFVVGMPRTGTTLVDRILSSHRDVGSAGELQAMPLAVKQLAGTQSRAVIDPATIAASGTLDPAAIGDAYLARAAHHRPAGTSRFTDKLPANFLYIGHIARALPNARIVCLRRNPMDTVWSNYKNLFASQSAYYAYSYDLMDTACYYARFDALMRLWERLFPGRVLQLSYEALVADQQGQTRELLEHCGLDWDETCLSFHENGAAVATPSAAQVRRPLNADAIGKWRTHEAALRPVANWLEAQGFTID is encoded by the coding sequence ATGAGCTTGGAAGCGCAAGCGAGGGCGGCGCTCAGGCGTGGTGACCTGCCGGCCGCCGCAGTCGCTGCACAAGCGCTTGTCTCGTCGGCTCCAGATCAATCGGCGGGTTTCTTCCTGTTGGGCATCGTGGCCGCAGAAGCGGGGCAGATCGCCAAGGCGGTCCCTCTCATCGAGGCTGCCTTGGAGCGCGGACCGAAGGCGGAGCACCTGGCGCAACTGGCCAAGCTGCTCATCCTGCTCCGGCGCGATGGCGAAGCTGCGGATGCAGTGGACAAGGCAATCGCGCTGACACCGGACGACCCCCTGACGCTCGACACCCTTGGGTGCGTCTTGGCCCGACTGGGACGCCACGAGGAATCGATCGCACGGTTCTCTGCCGCCGTCACGAGCGAACCGGGCAACCTGGAGTATCGCTACAACTTGGCGGCAGCCAACGGCTTCACCGGCCGGGTGGACGAAGCCCGCACGCACTATGAGACAATCCTGGCGAAGGACCCGGGCAATGCTCGCGCGCATTATGCGCTCGCCATTCTCTCCCGCCAGACTTCCCAGGCCAATCACGTTCCCCGACTGCAAGCCGCAGTGACTGCGGCGGACAAGCCAGAAGATGCGTTGCGCCTTCGCTATGCCCTGGCCAAGGAACTGGAGGATCTTGGGGATCCCGGCGCTTTCGAACAACTCTGGACTGCCAATGTCGCGCACAAGCGCACGATCGGCTACAGCTTCGCGCTGGACGCCGCGATTTTCGACGCGATCGAAACGCTGTTCGCCGGCGACAGGAACGCTCTTGCCGCCGTACCGGGCAACCCGGACCCGGCGCCGATCTTCGTGGTCGGCATGCCGCGAACCGGCACCACATTGGTCGACCGTATCCTCTCGTCGCACCGCGATGTCGGTTCGGCAGGGGAGCTCCAGGCCATGCCCCTGGCGGTCAAGCAGCTCGCGGGCACCCAGTCGCGCGCGGTGATCGATCCCGCCACGATCGCGGCGAGCGGAACCCTTGATCCGGCCGCCATTGGCGATGCCTATCTCGCGCGCGCCGCCCATCATCGGCCCGCGGGCACCTCGCGGTTTACCGACAAGCTACCAGCGAACTTCCTCTATATCGGCCACATCGCGCGCGCGTTGCCCAATGCCCGGATCGTCTGCCTGCGCCGCAATCCGATGGATACGGTGTGGAGCAACTACAAGAACCTCTTCGCCAGCCAGTCCGCCTATTACGCCTATTCCTACGACCTGATGGATACGGCTTGCTATTACGCGCGCTTCGACGCGCTGATGCGGTTATGGGAGCGTCTGTTTCCTGGGCGGGTGCTGCAGTTGTCGTACGAAGCTCTGGTGGCCGACCAGCAGGGCCAAACTCGAGAGTTGCTCGAGCATTGCGGTCTCGATTGGGATGAGACTTGCCTGTCATTCCACGAAAATGGCGCTGCAGTAGCGACGCCCAGCGCGGCGCAAGTTCGGCGCCCCCTTAACGCCGATGCCATAGGGAAATGGCGCACGCATGAAGCGGCCTTGCGCCCAGTCGCGAACTGGCTCGAGGCCCAGGGATTTACGATAGACTAG
- a CDS encoding TonB-dependent receptor, which produces MFTGAALATPALAQDANSAEPSTELPAVTAADYGDAIIVTGTRRATTIMDTPINISAMSAEAINQQRIDDVRDLAAFTPGMTIADTGPRSTGTIVLRGLRASDTDSFGSDSDTALGVYLGEVPLYFDFKLLDLERVETLLGPQGTLYGLGTLAGAIRYIPERPDVTNIEGEAHARVHAKDHSDSLGYQVDGVINLPIVTDHIAFRSATGYYFDPGFIDYTLLLQNPGVSLPQPDGPDSISDAGYAANLYRQEDLNFERTFTTRNQLLIQTTEDLKAIFTYAFQKTNTDGTQSNSAGVLGTGKYEYGARYIEPVSRRAHLASMEINANIADIVDLVSTTAYTNVRTQARGDVTDLLLDLDYDYELFPAFSGWNESEAEREQVNQEVRFVSRHGGPFRWVLGGFYNEQKLQRDYAEHVPNHPWVEFGTSPNPDELEYVSYTTSKVTEKAIFGEGSYQITPEWQFTAGARYFKYTSEIAGAATLPLLGQPLSPYDLPVNGGKDTQDGWVWKFNTSYNFNRDIMVYATYSKGYRIGGPNTVAPCQNPLPPGQNICALPDELQFGPDTTKNIELGIRTQLFDDMLSFNFNIFKIDWQGIQVASATVNGAAGITVNGSAARSKGFETSFQLSPIPELEIQGTYSYTDAYLTEDVAGILTIRETPGDYSNRFVQLDALAGDRLPGSAKNSGSLGVTYTTSMWAGDVSANWTATYRGSVVTRLGWDRAYGDKLPGYVLNRASLTYDTDDYSFSLFVNNIFDKYAISTVDNDRSRIGVNDGVAVRFYRQTVISPRTFGLEGRYKF; this is translated from the coding sequence ATGTTCACCGGCGCGGCATTGGCAACGCCGGCGTTGGCCCAGGATGCCAATAGTGCGGAACCGAGCACGGAGTTGCCCGCCGTCACCGCCGCCGATTATGGCGACGCGATCATCGTCACCGGCACGCGCCGCGCCACCACGATCATGGACACGCCGATCAATATCTCGGCGATGAGTGCCGAGGCCATCAACCAACAACGGATCGACGACGTGCGCGATCTGGCGGCTTTCACCCCGGGCATGACCATTGCCGATACGGGCCCGCGTTCGACCGGTACGATCGTCCTGCGCGGCTTGCGCGCGTCGGACACCGACTCCTTCGGCTCCGATTCCGACACTGCCCTGGGCGTCTATCTCGGTGAGGTACCGCTCTATTTCGACTTCAAGCTGCTCGACCTCGAACGTGTCGAAACGCTCCTCGGACCGCAGGGCACGCTTTACGGCCTAGGCACACTTGCCGGCGCGATCCGCTACATCCCTGAGCGGCCAGATGTAACCAACATCGAGGGGGAAGCTCACGCCCGCGTCCATGCCAAGGATCACTCCGACAGCCTGGGATACCAGGTTGATGGTGTCATCAACCTCCCGATCGTCACCGATCACATCGCCTTTCGTTCGGCCACCGGTTACTACTTTGATCCTGGCTTCATTGACTACACGCTACTCCTGCAGAACCCGGGAGTGTCCTTGCCGCAGCCCGACGGACCCGACAGCATCTCCGATGCCGGATATGCCGCGAACCTTTATCGGCAGGAGGATCTCAACTTCGAGCGGACCTTCACCACGCGTAACCAGTTGCTGATTCAGACCACCGAAGACCTCAAAGCCATCTTCACTTACGCGTTCCAGAAAACCAATACCGACGGCACTCAGTCCAACAGTGCCGGCGTGCTCGGAACTGGCAAGTACGAATATGGAGCCCGCTACATCGAGCCGGTGTCGCGCCGCGCGCACCTTGCCTCGATGGAAATCAACGCAAACATCGCCGACATCGTCGATCTCGTCTCGACTACGGCCTACACCAATGTCCGCACCCAGGCGCGGGGCGACGTCACTGATCTCCTGCTCGACCTCGATTACGACTACGAACTCTTCCCGGCCTTCTCGGGCTGGAACGAGAGCGAAGCGGAGCGGGAGCAGGTCAACCAGGAAGTCCGTTTTGTGTCTCGTCACGGCGGTCCGTTCCGCTGGGTGCTCGGCGGTTTCTACAACGAGCAGAAGCTGCAGCGCGACTATGCCGAGCATGTGCCTAACCACCCGTGGGTCGAGTTCGGGACCTCGCCCAACCCTGACGAACTCGAATACGTCTCCTACACGACCTCGAAAGTGACCGAGAAGGCGATCTTCGGCGAGGGCTCCTATCAGATCACTCCCGAGTGGCAGTTCACGGCAGGTGCGCGCTATTTCAAGTATACCTCGGAGATCGCGGGCGCTGCCACGCTGCCGTTGCTTGGCCAGCCGCTCAGTCCTTACGACCTGCCGGTAAACGGCGGCAAGGACACGCAAGACGGGTGGGTGTGGAAGTTCAACACTTCCTACAACTTCAACCGGGATATCATGGTCTATGCGACCTACAGCAAGGGCTATCGCATCGGCGGCCCGAACACGGTCGCACCTTGCCAGAACCCGCTGCCCCCTGGGCAGAACATCTGCGCCCTGCCGGACGAACTCCAGTTTGGCCCCGACACGACGAAGAACATCGAACTCGGCATCCGCACGCAGCTGTTCGACGACATGCTGAGCTTCAACTTCAACATCTTCAAGATCGATTGGCAGGGGATTCAGGTCGCCTCCGCCACCGTTAACGGTGCAGCCGGGATCACAGTGAACGGCAGCGCAGCCAGGTCGAAGGGCTTCGAGACGTCGTTCCAGCTAAGTCCAATCCCCGAGCTGGAGATTCAAGGCACCTATTCGTACACGGATGCCTATCTGACCGAAGACGTGGCGGGCATTCTCACCATTCGTGAGACACCGGGCGACTACTCGAACCGTTTCGTCCAGCTCGATGCCTTGGCCGGCGATCGCTTGCCGGGTTCGGCGAAGAATTCGGGAAGCCTCGGCGTTACCTACACAACGTCGATGTGGGCCGGGGATGTGAGCGCCAACTGGACCGCAACCTATCGTGGAAGCGTCGTGACGCGTTTGGGCTGGGATCGGGCCTATGGCGACAAGCTGCCCGGCTATGTCCTGAACCGCGCGTCATTGACCTATGACACTGACGACTACAGCTTCTCGCTGTTCGTGAATAACATCTTCGACAAATATGCGATCTCGACCGTCGACAACGATCGGTCGCGGATTGGCGTCAATGACGGTGTCGCCGTGCGCTTCTACCGACAGACAGTGATTAGTCCGCGTACGTTTGGCCTTGAGGGTCGCTACAAGTTCTAA
- a CDS encoding MBL fold metallo-hydrolase — MDRRTFLAYNAAVAVPLSGAGLASFASATSAATGGMPIDFKSNLPAVGSFPKKWICGSPSCMDNIDPPVQVHWYNPHTAILRQNKAYSYEAPFAPLYFGNDRVLLLDEGFVQLRSDWDLRGVVDQCIDEWCRRNGRDPASLELLVAFSHLHADHYAAVNQFADRPNTRYMGLTHDEMVGFWGMTNFPEERVTLDLGGREILIWGSPGHVVSEFAYYDSYTQILYTGDMFYRGRCYISFWEPWFDSMKRLIDFCDTHAVTHVMGCHVEISNAGEDYAYGLTWQPDEAPVEMTVQQLREAFEYAKTITEPGIYFTGTVFLCNQTRGTTTIDTNPYRYS, encoded by the coding sequence ATGGATCGCCGCACATTCCTCGCCTATAACGCCGCGGTGGCCGTGCCGCTGTCCGGCGCAGGACTTGCTTCGTTTGCCAGCGCTACATCGGCCGCCACTGGCGGGATGCCGATCGACTTCAAGAGTAACCTCCCCGCCGTGGGCAGCTTTCCCAAGAAGTGGATTTGCGGCTCGCCCTCCTGCATGGACAACATCGATCCGCCGGTGCAGGTCCATTGGTACAATCCGCACACGGCAATCCTGCGGCAGAACAAGGCCTATAGCTACGAGGCGCCCTTCGCCCCGCTCTATTTCGGCAACGACCGGGTGTTGTTGCTCGACGAGGGCTTCGTGCAGCTTCGCAGCGATTGGGACCTGCGCGGTGTCGTGGATCAGTGCATCGACGAATGGTGCCGCCGCAACGGCCGCGATCCCGCCAGCCTCGAATTGCTGGTAGCCTTCAGCCACCTGCACGCGGACCACTATGCCGCGGTCAACCAGTTCGCCGACCGCCCGAACACCCGGTACATGGGCCTGACCCATGACGAGATGGTCGGCTTTTGGGGGATGACCAATTTTCCCGAGGAACGCGTGACGCTCGATCTCGGCGGGCGCGAGATCTTGATCTGGGGTTCGCCCGGTCACGTCGTGTCGGAATTCGCCTACTACGATAGCTACACCCAGATCCTCTACACCGGCGACATGTTCTACCGGGGCCGCTGCTACATCAGCTTCTGGGAACCATGGTTCGACAGCATGAAGCGCCTGATCGACTTCTGCGACACCCACGCGGTGACGCATGTGATGGGCTGCCACGTGGAGATCAGCAACGCCGGCGAGGACTATGCCTATGGCTTGACCTGGCAGCCGGACGAGGCGCCGGTCGAGATGACGGTGCAACAGCTGCGGGAGGCGTTCGAGTACGCCAAGACGATCACCGAGCCCGGCATCTATTTCACCGGCACGGTTTTCCTCTGCAACCAGACGCGGGGCACGACGACAATCGACACCAATCCCTATCGTTACAGCTGA
- a CDS encoding MBL fold metallo-hydrolase, whose amino-acid sequence MPQSPTYNPVLSGNPQSATARSYPNGNPTLGYNPAGARNTDSAVPLHRKEAVIHDYASDGPAPGNLAFRWTYGSNVAAKNRDPRVQVVQYNEDTFVLRQNVCVHWEAPFTYLLFGNKGALLIDSGATASAEHYPLRNTVDAIITRWAQARRRSTVPLTVALTSGEDVAQNQGLVQFAGRPDTTIVPKPLGAMKGFYGFAGNWPTGLGRIDLGDRVIEVIPTPGTHKDGVSFYDPYCDFLFTGDLLFPGKINISHDGDFVASLERLKAFASNKPVKWLLGGHIEMMFVPGKYYARFATYKPYERVLEMEPSLIDEALRYGREVQGKDMMLIRPDFALFNGVSPDARTQVWPEGVPNINAPRPF is encoded by the coding sequence ATGCCTCAAAGCCCGACCTACAACCCGGTCCTGTCAGGCAATCCGCAGTCTGCGACGGCGCGCTCATACCCCAACGGAAACCCCACGCTCGGGTACAATCCGGCCGGGGCGCGCAACACCGACAGCGCCGTTCCGCTGCACCGTAAGGAAGCGGTTATCCACGACTATGCCAGCGACGGACCGGCACCAGGCAATTTGGCCTTCCGCTGGACTTATGGGTCGAATGTCGCTGCGAAAAATCGCGATCCGCGCGTGCAGGTGGTGCAATATAACGAGGACACCTTCGTGCTGCGGCAGAACGTCTGCGTGCATTGGGAGGCGCCGTTCACCTACCTGCTGTTCGGCAATAAGGGCGCGCTGTTGATCGACAGCGGCGCGACCGCAAGCGCCGAACATTATCCGCTCCGCAACACGGTGGATGCGATCATCACGCGTTGGGCGCAGGCGCGCCGGCGCAGCACAGTTCCGCTTACGGTGGCGCTGACGTCAGGCGAGGACGTCGCACAAAACCAGGGGCTGGTGCAGTTTGCCGGACGTCCGGACACCACGATCGTCCCCAAGCCGCTCGGGGCGATGAAGGGCTTTTACGGCTTTGCTGGCAACTGGCCCACAGGCTTGGGCCGGATCGATCTCGGTGACCGTGTGATCGAGGTGATCCCCACACCGGGCACGCACAAGGACGGGGTGAGCTTCTACGATCCCTATTGCGACTTCCTGTTCACCGGCGACCTGCTGTTCCCTGGCAAGATCAACATTAGCCATGACGGCGATTTCGTTGCCTCGCTCGAACGGTTGAAGGCCTTCGCCTCGAACAAGCCGGTCAAATGGCTCCTCGGCGGCCACATCGAGATGATGTTCGTGCCCGGGAAGTACTACGCCCGGTTCGCGACTTATAAGCCCTACGAACGCGTCCTCGAGATGGAGCCGAGCCTGATCGACGAGGCCCTCCGATATGGCCGCGAAGTGCAGGGCAAGGACATGATGCTCATCCGGCCCGATTTCGCGCTGTTCAACGGGGTCAGCCCCGACGCGCGGACGCAAGTCTGGCCCGAGGGCGTGCCCAACATCAATGCACCACGCCCCTTCTGA
- a CDS encoding putative urea ABC transporter substrate-binding protein, with amino-acid sequence MLNGIRSAGRIALIACALLVASCSPSADAPAEPKTEFNIGWSIYAGWMPWPFAQQAGIVKKWADKYGVDIKFVQVNDYVESVNQYTAGKLDGVTVANMDALTIPAAGGKDTSAIIVGDYSNGNDGILLKGADNVSAIKGRQVYLVELSVSHYLLARGLESAGMALTDVKTVNTSDADIVGAFTAPEVTAAVAWNPQLSTMRATPGTKQVFSSADIPGEILDLLVVDTATLKANPNLGKALAGIWYETMALMHRQDAEGKAARAAMAKLAGTTPEEFESQLATTFLYADPKAALEAISSPALITTMTRVRDFSFSKGLFGQGAKSADAVGMSFPGNKTLGDTQNITLRFDPTFMQMAADGKL; translated from the coding sequence ATGCTCAACGGGATCCGCAGCGCCGGAAGAATTGCACTGATAGCTTGCGCCCTGCTGGTGGCGTCGTGCTCGCCTTCGGCGGATGCGCCTGCGGAGCCGAAGACGGAGTTCAACATCGGCTGGTCGATCTATGCCGGCTGGATGCCCTGGCCATTTGCCCAGCAGGCCGGCATCGTCAAGAAATGGGCCGACAAATACGGCGTCGATATCAAGTTCGTGCAGGTGAACGACTACGTTGAGTCGGTGAACCAGTACACAGCCGGCAAGCTGGATGGCGTGACTGTCGCCAATATGGATGCCCTGACCATTCCCGCCGCCGGCGGCAAGGACACCAGCGCGATCATCGTTGGCGACTACTCGAACGGCAATGACGGCATCCTGCTAAAAGGCGCCGACAACGTCAGCGCTATCAAGGGCCGTCAGGTCTACCTCGTTGAGCTTTCCGTCTCCCATTACCTGCTCGCACGCGGGCTCGAATCCGCCGGGATGGCACTCACCGACGTCAAGACGGTGAACACTTCCGACGCGGACATTGTCGGCGCTTTCACGGCTCCGGAAGTGACAGCGGCAGTCGCGTGGAACCCGCAGCTTTCGACCATGCGGGCCACGCCCGGTACGAAACAGGTGTTCAGCTCAGCCGACATCCCGGGCGAGATCCTCGACCTGCTGGTGGTCGATACCGCCACGCTGAAGGCCAACCCCAACCTGGGCAAGGCCCTGGCCGGAATCTGGTACGAGACGATGGCGCTGATGCACCGGCAGGATGCCGAAGGCAAAGCGGCACGCGCGGCGATGGCGAAGCTGGCAGGCACGACGCCTGAAGAGTTCGAAAGCCAACTGGCCACGACCTTCCTCTACGCCGATCCAAAAGCCGCGTTGGAGGCCATTTCATCTCCCGCTCTCATCACCACGATGACCCGGGTGCGCGACTTCAGCTTCTCCAAGGGCTTGTTCGGTCAGGGGGCGAAGTCGGCTGACGCCGTCGGCATGTCTTTCCCGGGCAACAAGACGCTGGGCGACACGCAGAACATCACCCTGCGCTTCGACCCGACGTTCATGCAAATGGCTGCCGATGGTAAGCTCTGA